The DNA sequence TGGCCCAGAAATAAATCTATTTCTTACATGGAATATAAATTGTCtcaatgtttaattttttctttcttcactttcagattataaaaataattatacgcatgttgataattcgataaattaagaataatggaTAAATAGAATATACAAATGGGCTCTCTTTGcaattttgttccttttttaagatatattctttttctttctcttcagacagttcaaatataaatgttatgtcaaaataattaaataaaaatgtgaaattaatatacatatacatgtgtgtatgtgtatatatatatatatatatatatatacatatatatatatatacatatatatatatatatatatatatatatatatatatatatatattcttattatacgtgAAATTTTACTGAGTACACAGTACTCAAAGTATCGTGCTGAAAGCACGCAAGGAATTATTACGATTCATACTTAACGTACGACTTATCAATaatgattgatttttcttcAGCGTTACCAACTTGTATTCGAGTTGTCACCTAAGAGACAAaaggaaatatgaaaaatatctcaTGGATATTTGATCCCTCttctctaaaaaaaatttcatcacGAATCTCGCTTATAGAtcgacttattattattattattattattattattaatgataatgtatTTCGCGTATATCTTCATTTTACTCGTTTCTGTTGCCTTTGTCGATAAATATCGTTCGCTGGTGGTGGCGGtaaatcttcttcttcgctATCGTCACCGGCTAAACGCGTTCTTCTACGTTTCGAACCGATACTCATACCATCGTTGCTCTCATCGACGATCCAATGAACTGATTTCGCTAGATCGAACAATTTTGTGTCGCAGCCATTATCCGCTATTGGTAATGGTGCTGTAAGAAACATTcattgtaataacaattattcatAAGTGACATTgaaaggtataaaaaaaaaaaaaaaaagaaagtttagaCTTTCACATAGAAATAATCTGAACCAACCGTGATCAGGTAATTGAATTCTACTAAAAACGTCCATTAACAGATCCACTGCTACGAAGGGTCCTCTAAAACAACCAGGTGGTGGTAACATTGTACATAATTGCGCTGCGGCAGGTGGTAAAGGAAAGGTTCCACCtgcaataatcataaaatccatgtagaaaatagaaaaaaagcaaagggaAAATTTgacaaagagataaaaagagaaatgaaagtatgattgaaaaggaaatatatttaccAGGTACTGGATGCTCTCCAGGCAAAGCGTTTACTTTTGGTTTGTAAGGAATCATTTGTGATAAATCGGGTCTAGGTAAAGAGGCTATGGCTTCTTCTGGATCAGGTACTCGTGGTACTACACCGGTTGAATTTCTAGCTACGCTAGATACTTCCATATATCCGATAGATCTTAATTCCATTGGTGTACATGGATATAAATCaagaaatttataacgatCTACCAACTGGGCCGTTTCCTTACCTTCGAATTCTttgatctaataaaaaataatatatatttatatatatcgactgatgatatttatatatatgatctgATTAATctctaagaaaaaattttatgtatatatatatatatatatttttttttttttttttttttataataaaaacctTTTCTAATACAGCACTTCGTCTTTTCTCGACTTTAACTATACTGGCTAAATCTCCTATGTTAGATTCGAACTCCAGAAAACGATTCCAAATATCactgaaaaattcatttaacaaataatatgatCGTGAATATTTAACAACTATAATTAAACAACAAGCATAATTAGATCtgatatttatagaaaagaaaatacttacACCGACTTCTCTGGTTCCAAACTTCCAGATGATAATACTCTTTCGAATAAAACCCTAGTATTATTGTCCTCTgtaatataacgaaataatataacgaaataaagtttcataattaattagaaattatagatggaggaaaaaaaaaatgatctaaaTATACTGACCATTTAAATGCgataaataatctatataacAAAGGATATAATCAGGATTGTCGCCGAATTTTTTCAATCCAAGCTCAAAAATTCTAAatgcaatatttttatctttggtACAATAATATTCCATGAGTGCAGCGGCAACATAAACGTGATGTTTACATCGTGGATCTTCCCGAGCTCTTTTAAAAACAGTTCTAGCCGATTTTATTCCCTCAGCACGTCTTGCAAATTTCATATATTGTACGTATGcctaataaaatgataaaacgtATGAATGATCTATCTTatggatttttatttcttaattttattattagatataccGACCAACGTAGGATCGATGTCAGGAATATCAAGAAACTTTTGATAAATTTGATGGACTTTCTCATATTTAACTCTGCCTTCTTCAAAATCGGCATgagcaaaatataataacatattttttgaCAATAATGTATTCGTTGCTCTTTCGAACATAGTTGCTGCTTCATCGCTTAAATTTTTCGAAGCATTTACATCTCCCTTTTCAGTCAATATCTTTGAACTTAGTTCAAGAAAATGAGCTGCTTGATGCCATACAGCAGGATGATGACCCAAACATAATAAACATTGTTCTATTGCGAACATTACTCTACGCGCAACAAGTGATGTATCTTCTGTTCTTAATGGATTACTACGTTCCCatgcaatatattttttccataATTCAACCTACAATAAACAAGGatagaagattaaaaaaaaaaaatatatatatataataaaatgatatttctgcgtttgaaatattttcaataattacttGTTTGACTTCTTCTGGATGACCAGTCGGTGGTACACTAGGAGCACTTCTATTTAAACCCCTTGTTACAGCTTCTAATTCTTTAGCAACTCGTCTAGCATTCATATAATCTCTCGATCTTTCAATTGCCATTTTTTCTGCAATTATtggattaatattttgttcaaATGCCATGTAGTCCTTCCATAATTGTTCCATGTTTATCATAGGATTAATAACGCCACGTTGGTATAcctgtaaaatataaaaataatgttttaatttcatataattgattaaaaaataataacgttgaaatatatatacatatacgtatacatatatatatatatatatatatacatatatatatatatatatatatatatatatatataaatatatatattatttattaccttACGCACGGCGCTAATTTTCTGATTTTCAGCGTATGAACCTACAGCTTCCACACTTTTCAAAAACATAACATAATCGTTCCAAATACTGTAAGAATGTATATCCATTCCAATTTTATCCAAAGCAAAGTCGTAAGCCTGTGCCATTTTCTCCctagaaaatgaataattatatattatactttttattctatatattttaacaatatatttgcatttaaataaattttaatcatcATATGTACTTACTTGTATGTTGCAAGACTGGCCTTAGTTTCTTTTACATAAGAAAGGTAAAGTTTCCATAATTCAATGTTTAAGATTTTCATGAGGCACCTTTGGAAAAGCTGTCAGACAAAACAATCACTTTAGAACTACATCTGATCAATGGAGAATTAATATGCCGAAGATATATACTTCCGTCAACACTCAATTATAGAATAAAACACATATCTACCACCCTACTTACCCAAATAGGCAAGTTTTCTTTCtatgcatataaaatattattggtaCAAATCATgttaaagtaagaaaaatttataaattcattatttattatgcaaAATATGTAACAAtatacaatgattataatattatgtatatgcatatatctttgtgtatttgtatatatatatatatatatagacatatatattgggataaataataatgcacAAATGCATCTATTAAGAATGATTTATTGCATAAACATATTCttcaatatttctatatatcgaataaaaaatcttttaatggatgttatcattgttttacaattactataaaataAGCCCCacacaaaataaagaatatttatttattttttttttcttttctttttttcttttcttcttttttttttttttaggtggGGCCACCACGTAAAAATTTTGCAAACCTATGTGGGATCTAGAAATGAATGATCCccaaacgatagaaaaaaaacgaagacaaCACGAAGCAACATATGGTGAATGGAAAAgctatatcattaatattacacATGATAGTGATTCAAAGTAGATTTTAATAGATTGTCAATTAAAACAACATCATCACCTTATGCTACCTCTTTAAATAGTATCACAATACTTGAGAACGTTAATCTATAACGTCTCAAATAATTGTTACTGGATAGGGTCTGCTGGGAATCTTTGGAATTTGGTAATTGATTAGACCGATCAACTACAAATTTATCTTTGTAgatgaaataataagatatctTAATATTCAGGTTATAGGAGCAATTGAACGCATAAAGTGCCACTTTAAGTTCCACAGTAGATATTCTGTATTTGTTAAATTCAGAATCATTTGTCACTTTGTGAAAGGTAATCTAAACACAACTAATATATGTAACAAATGTACCGCAGGAAGGAATACAAGGCTGTTATATTCAGAAAGTTGTCTTCTTAAGTCGTTTCatgcaataaataatttttatacattttctttttatcacatagaaataaaataatatagccTATTGCTTACATAAGAAAACAACCTCCCAAATGTATCAACAGAtcagttattaattaatgaaataattgactTATGGTGAAATAAAATGCTTTTATTCACCTCACATGATATGTAAAGTGCTGTGTATCACATTGTAAGATAATATTGGAACACTTTAAGTTAGTTTGACATTATAATTTGTGGTGCtactgtaaaaaagaaaacttaaaCATCAATAAGTAATGTTGTTCAGTTAAAAGCACCattcttttatacttttttatgaATTCTGAATTTAAACTTGAGTTTACTTATAGTaactaattatataatattatcacgCAGTgcaaatatattatctatactgcattttataaatatatattttatatatatatatatatatatatatatataattaagaacAATAGTGTAAACTCAAATTAtatcttgaatttttataaaagcaaaaattatttattatgaaagatatgaaatagttgataattaaataatttttatataaattatctttatatattttaactgAACAACTTAAATATCGTGTTGGcataaacatttaatttatttttacttaaatttgaaaacacaAACAGTTATGTTAACATACCTTTTCAACCTTTTCAAAGTTCCGCATTTTCATctgtaagaaaataaagaatggtattttatacaaatgtcgattatataaaaatctatttaattGCAAATTGTCCATAATTCATTATACCTCTTgttctatataaattttccaatAGCGGCCAGCAGATGGGAATACGGAAATAAGTTTTTCGAAGATCGGTCGAACTTCTGTAATAGGCCTATTTTGAGCTTCTCTGATTAAAACACTCCAAGCTTCTAAATCGTATGGAGATTCATCTACAGTTTTTTGAGCACGTTGTAATTTTTCATTGCCCCAAtcctaaaaaatataatacatatttatacgcgtattttataaaataaaattattcaaactTAATACTTTCttacaaataaaacaataatatatttatttacaataatatgcatatattgaACGTTTCTAAAAGAGAATTTATAAACGATTTGTTAGATATTTGTATTGAAGCATTCGTCAAAAAAAAGTGAGGTTATCTAAAgccataaaataatatatcataaagcTATTGGTATAAATAAACGCTTTATACGATTTCTACTTACAAATTCTGTTTTATCTTCCGTCAtattttaatcttcttttataaaacaatattaaaaaaataacttgAATAATAATCTGTAATTTATCACGAACCTCCCCTTACTATGCATAGAAGCGAACTATTCCACAAAACGGAATACAATATACATCGAGCTAAaggttataatcgatatatcgaaaggaacgatttttattcgatattaaaatgGCGGTAAAAGTAGAGAATAtatgaatgaagaaaaagtgaaCTATTCTTCTAGCTACATAATAATTCCATGAATTAGATAGtagtatttgtaattattaaaatataagtatataaaattaatgttgatctatgcaaatatataaaaacaaaatagaaataacaaagaaTTATAGTTAGTTATtgcatttgtatttatttgcaTTCAAACAAGTAAATATcagattaaatttaaataacttatactttcaataattttataattatttaaacaacgtACAATGTAAACGAAGtacaataaactaatatttatacaatagcgcatttaattaaatatttagcgcgttaaatataaaataattttaatttatgttatattttaattttttctttctttttacaatttcgtcgtatttttgttgtttcgagctttcagaaaaaaaaaaatattgaagatcTATAAGCTCGCGAAATCAAGAACAAGCATATTGGAGaaacattattgtttttgtttttttctcttcaaatacttgagaaagcaaaaaatagTTCgtcaaaaaataaacaaattcattTTGAATGTTTCATGATCActtatttgtcattattaagtTTACTCCCTAATGTCATGGTTAAACCAATTTTTAAAtctatgaatatttaatagaacAGGACATAAGCAGTATAGTTTAGATGAAATTTGTTTAAcatcttattaaattttattcgatcaatattttactataatatatgaaatatttatacgatagACACGTACACGCAGGAAAATATATGATTCTAGTTAAATTTCAAATGGAATTGAAAGATATTCAATCAAAACTTTGAATGAACGaacatactttttattatatacattgtcGTTGTTGATGCCTTTAAAATCTTCGATTTCAACAATAACGTAGAAAAACAATGATCCATGAAGAAAATCTCTTTCGTTTGAGAGataatttaacaaaagaaaaatatatttaataaagagagagaaaaaaaaaataaaaacatagaaaatattacacATGGTCAATCTAATTTCTAATGTGTTCCTTGACCTTTCTATACAGGCCGTTTAGTATAACGCCGtgtttcctttatttatatagcgtcttatcttttttttttattaatctttcattaGACTTCACTCATTATcacgtaataatattaataatctttagacaaaaaataactaatttaatttctcataTTTTTACCATATATCTTCGTTATTTCTATCGATTTCATTGATCGCCATAAATGTGTTTGTTCGAgggaaaaatgttttttctgtaagtaaataaacgaagaaacaTTTCATTTTCACGCGCATAAATACATTAAGCAAACAGTTATCTTCCCATTGTTACTTTAACtctaataatttacattataatttataaatgacaAGGTAAAGTATttcagaatattttatatatgactgacattttatttctcaatgCACTCGAGATACATGTTAGTTTATATGCAAACGATATATTGGAAATTACGTATATGAGATCTATTAGCGATgaagtttataataaataattttatatagattattatataatctgCAAAgttcttacttttttatttatggaaACTTTAAATGTCATTACGCCATTAAGATCGTACTTGTGTTagaagatattaaagaaattattttttttatgcaatagatcttgaaatttcatttagaAATGGATTGATACATTGATATACGTGAAGTGATTGACATGGCGTTAGATTGTATCATAAAATCTAAAATGTCAATTATCGTCGtgttattttcaatgataacaTACgacaattacaatttttaaattatttcatacacTTTAATCGTCGACGTTACAACTTCGAGGCAAATTATTGAATCGACGGAAAGTAGAAAATATTGACATTGTAATAAAtacaacgacgatgaaaacAATGTCAATTTGACTTTATGACGAATGTgggatttgaaatttttatgatgTAACTATGATACTCGTATTA is a window from the Vespa crabro chromosome 17, iyVesCrab1.2, whole genome shotgun sequence genome containing:
- the LOC124430112 gene encoding protein suppressor of forked — its product is MTEDKTEFDWGNEKLQRAQKTVDESPYDLEAWSVLIREAQNRPITEVRPIFEKLISVFPSAGRYWKIYIEQEMKMRNFEKVEKLFQRCLMKILNIELWKLYLSYVKETKASLATYKEKMAQAYDFALDKIGMDIHSYSIWNDYVMFLKSVEAVGSYAENQKISAVRKVYQRGVINPMINMEQLWKDYMAFEQNINPIIAEKMAIERSRDYMNARRVAKELEAVTRGLNRSAPSVPPTGHPEEVKQVELWKKYIAWERSNPLRTEDTSLVARRVMFAIEQCLLCLGHHPAVWHQAAHFLELSSKILTEKGDVNASKNLSDEAATMFERATNTLLSKNMLLYFAHADFEEGRVKYEKVHQIYQKFLDIPDIDPTLAYVQYMKFARRAEGIKSARTVFKRAREDPRCKHHVYVAAALMEYYCTKDKNIAFRIFELGLKKFGDNPDYILCYIDYLSHLNEDNNTRVLFERVLSSGSLEPEKSVDIWNRFLEFESNIGDLASIVKVEKRRSAVLEKIKEFEGKETAQLVDRYKFLDLYPCTPMELRSIGYMEVSSVARNSTGVVPRVPDPEEAIASLPRPDLSQMIPYKPKVNALPGEHPVPGGTFPLPPAAAQLCTMLPPPGCFRGPFVAVDLLMDVFSRIQLPDHAPLPIADNGCDTKLFDLAKSVHWIVDESNDGMSIGSKRRRTRLAGDDSEEEDLPPPPANDIYRQRQQKRVK